TAGTCTTCAGGCTAGAGCTGTCCTGAGTAGATTTAAAGCTTGCAGAGGCAGAGTGAACAGGGCCTGGAGGCAACTCCAAGGAGTCTGGGGAAATGAAGAGGATGGGTAGCTGAGGAAAAGCATCAAAGTACGACCTCATAATGCACCACGAAGTTGGATTCCATTACGTAAGGACACTTCTGTATAAAGACTACTTGGGCAGAAGTCAGTTTTGCACAAATGCCTTAGGCTAGACTGGCTGCTCCAATAACTTAAATATATAAAGTAAAAGTAAGTATGGTAGCTTGCCTGAAGACTGCTTTGTTGAGGTATTCAGCATGTGTTCTGTGAATTTCTTCCAGGTTGCCTACAGAAGACAGTTTGTTTCCAAATTCACACCACGTAACATGTAGAATCTGATTAGCAATGTAACCTTGAATTACTTTcacaaaatgctgcatttcatgTTTATACAGCTGGAGCTGTCGGAACTGAACGGAATTTGAGGCACCACTCactaaagctgaaaataaacacagaaatatatcATCACCCCACAGAGACCAtctaaaatcagaatttttcagGGAATGAAGGTTTCTGTTAGTAGAGCCTATTTAAAATGTCAAGcaagtttcttaaaaaaattgtgGGTTTGAAGCTTGACGTGACTGTTTGTAAGCAACTGCCTAGAGCAGGGTGCtaaaagaattttaaacagTACAGTCTCTAGTTCACTCAGTATACTTACCAGTGCGTTTTAAGTGAAACCAAACATCCTTGAGAGTCCACACCATGTGCTTCAGCTGAAGCAAAAAGGAGAAGATCTTGTTGTATTTACTCATGCAGCTCTCAGTAATAACGATGTTCAGAGGCCAGTCAACCTAAAAGAAGCAACAGTGCTGATCACGCTACATTTTTGTGTTGTTAGAAATTATAAGAGTATTTCAGACACAAGTATTTCAGGGACATAGAAattcatatatgtattttaataatgcaATGCCCAGGCTAAGTAAATCCTGTAATTTCCATTACACAATTTTTTACTCCATTCTGAAAAACATATTAACTTTACGTATTCTTACATAATCTATTCACGGTTCTTACGTACCATGGTATAATTGCAGCGTTCTACCTTTCCCCATGCTTTCTTACCTTGTACCTTAGCTCTAAGCAACTCAGAGCATCAGGTGCATTGGGCTTGAACACTTCTGGAAGATACTTGAGGGCAAAAGAAAGATTGGAAGCAAGCTGGGTGTCACCATGAAGACTGTACTGTAATGCTTTATTTAGGATAGAATTAAGAACCAGTGGATTCAGCAATTCACCAGGTGTTTGTCCTGATCCAAGCTaggggtaaaaaaataaaataaaataaaatcctaattATGTTGTATTAATAAACAGTAACATGGCTCCTGAACGCAGGTGAATTAAAGCAGCATGGTAAAGTGGTGACTATCCTGTCCTGCTCCACCATTGTGACTAGAAGTTTCTACTTCTGCCGTAGGGATGCATAAACAGCATAAGAAGCAACTTCTGAACTATTTGCTGTTCACAGCATGAAGGTAGTTTCATACCTGTGCTGGTTTATTTTGGTATATTGGACTGCAGTTTGCTGCGGCTCAGGAGCTGCTAcacttccctgctgcagggaataCAGCCTTTAGGCTTCAGTGGGGCAGAAAGCCAGCGAGCTAACCCCAATCTGCCTATCTCATCAACTCTGCGCTCCCACAGGTTTACAAATAAAGCTATTCATCAAGTCTGCATCCCcaaatgctttccctgcttggGTCTAAAGCATTCTTAGGATTTAGAGAAATGCATTAACCATCCCACAGCTACACATCTCCCCTGGCAACCAGTTATATTAACCCAGGCTGCCCCTGCGACCTTGCACAGGGGTAAGTCGCAAAAATACTGTCTCATCAGAGGGGCCAGCACTCTCTTCAGGTGCCCTCCCCTCTGCTTTATAGGATATTTGAGATAAAAGTAGGAATTCTCCAACACAGGCCTTTCCACTGGGCTTTAGCAAATGGCAACATGCTCTTCCAGCATTGCTGCCAGCAgatgggaggggacagagcgGCAGTGCAGCTTTTTTTGCAGGAAAGAGTGAAATACCCTTCCATGACTGCTTATCTGTCAaagtttgaaattattattcTCGATATGCCAAGTCCTTGTACTCTGTTGCTGGGATTAGCAGTAGGAAATTTTACTCTCTTCCTTGGGACTTCCTCGGATATGGGCATTACTTCCAAGCAAAGACCTTCCTTTGCCTCAGTCCTTACAACATTAACAGAGTTCCTTGCTACAAGACTTCTCAACACAGCACAAAGTGGAAAATGGCACAAACCAGGGTTCTAATTCACACCATTCCCTCATTCCCATCCAAACTAATCCAGAGGTGTCACACTAAAGCAGACAACCCAAACCCAAGGGTTaagacaacaaaacaaatacctTCTCAAACAACAGGTCACTGAGTGACTGAGCAAACTCCCCATCTTCCATTAACAAGAAGTGTCTCAGTGCTTCAAAATGCTTCTCTACATTCAGTTCCACAAAGTAGTAATCAACTATTGCTTTGTTCACAAGAGAAACACTaagaataaaaacacagaaaaggtaTTATTCTTACAAGTAACTCCTTCCTTACTGTTAACATTCAGCTGTGGCTACATCAGATTAATGCTCCAGTACTTGACTCTGATATCCAAGACAGGATGATATTCACATAAGCCAAagaaatgagacaaaaaaaccccaaaacaccttCATCCAAAATACACCAGAATTAAAACCTACCACTTCAGATAACTGGGTTTTGAACAGTACCGGGGAAGCATTTTAAGACTGGCTACATTAACGATCTTTAGAAAATGCTGCTGGGCGTGGAGTGACACTTTATCAAtagctttctgttttatttctgtcatctaCACAAACAGATTAAGAAAGATTACTAAATCCCTGAGAAGAATACCCTAATTGGTAGAGATCTGACACTAGATACTGAGGGCAGGTCTATACTACAGTTGTCAGTACAGTGTAGGTATTCAAGCTagctttaaataatttaacttGCGTATCAGGGACAGGCTAATTCTGCCAGCACACAACTCAGGCTCGCTTACTTTGCTTTCCTGAATACATGAATCTGTACACAGATCATTCTGATAGCCAATCCAGACGTTTAAAACCAAGGTAGGTAACGATGTCTTTCTACACTGCACCAAACTTTGAGCACAGCATACTCTGAGCTAGCAAATGGGAAGCCAAACATACAAGAGGTTCCAAAACGGGAAGCATTTCAACACATTTGTAAGTAACTGTGTTCATGATAGAAGCTAATCTTGTATACAGTAACAaaaacttttgtttaaaataccaTTAGATATACTAATGAAACGGTCCAACATGGAATATATAGGGAAACCTCATACAATAGTAAAAATAACAGCTTCCATTAAACTTCAGGACAGCCTTGAAGCTGGAGTTCccacagaaacataaaatatatcTTGATCAATATGCATGAGCTTTAATACaatcaaaagatttttcttttttcccccctcatctTTCATTTGCCAAATAAAAAACTAGcacaaacattaaataaatctTGTTAAAACAACGAGGAAGCCAATGGTGTGGAAACCACTGCCGCATAATCCACAAGTCCGAGACCAAAAACTTCCCTCCAAGCCCTTGTATTTCAAATAGATGttcaaatttttaattaacacATTAAAATATAAGTTTATGTTAGTATTTATAATGTAAATCTGAACTTTTTGGGTAGTAACGAACCATCCACTGGACCACTTCTGGGGGCAAAGTGAAAATTTAAGAGAACAGATCTATGTGAAACTCGTCTCAAAAAAGAACTAAGGAACACGACATTGCTAAATTATCAATTCACTATTTCTAACAAATACTCACTGAGATACAAGTGGAGCAGTAATAGAACGCTTCATCAGCACTGGCAGAGATAAGAGCTCACTCAGCTGTACAGCTGTTTCATCCGTTGCTGACTGTACCATAGGATCCACAGGAAAAGTGTATGATCTTGGTATCACATGATGCAAGAGATGAGAAACTGGTAGTTCTGCTAAattcaaaaatacataaacatcTTAAGTTACTACATTTAAGCAATTTGATAATCTGTTCCTATTAAACTCTACAAACTTATCTAGGTTATATCATCATAATGCGtcaaaatttatttctcatCTTTGTGCCTAGAAGAACTGTCTGGCTACTGGAGGTCATAATACTGGCAATCTACTAGTAATTCAATTATTTTGTTCGGCACTCAGCTTTCTTGCTGAAGTTTACCACATCTTCTATTGATCTAATGTTCCAACAGTTCTACTCACACATCAAATCATAACTATCCTGATATTTTTCAATACAATACTGATCCGATAAGGCTTTCAAATAAGCTTGTTCTTTCTTCCATGTAtcttcctctcccccttcctcctcctcagtcTTTGGAGTATtagcttcagaaaacaaagtttcCTGAGGCGCAGCATCTTGTGGAATTGCTTTTTCAGGTTCTTCTgcctaaaacaaaaaaaaaggacaagttGTATGAGAAATGCTGGCTTTGTCTACTCACACTTAATGTGTTCTTACAGCTAATTGACTAGTTGCtccaactgaaaataaaagagctTACTCACCTGTACTTTTCTGACATACAACACGGTATTACAGTGATTACCAGATTAGGACAGAAATGCATTACCTTAACTACCAGGGTGTTTAATCCTTCGAAAGGAAAGGAAGTCTTCTCGACAATTAGCTTCTTACCTGTAAGCTCTGTGAGGAATCTGGAGAAGGGTCCTTGTTGATCACATTTGCAATTACTGTAATTACAAGTAAATTAAAGACAACATTTACTCAGACTTACTTGCTTGCTTCTAATACTTAGTTCATACCTCAGATCTGCTCACAAAGTTTGTCAGAATTTCTCTATAGGACATCACAGCCCCCCTCCTGGAACAGGCCCTCCCCGCAGTCCCACCCAGGCAGTTTCACGTCTATTCTCTACTCCAGGTCCCACAAGGTCCTGTTCCACGAAGTTTCAGACCAgagtttttttaatactctgtCTCATTTATGTAAGAGGCAAGACTAAGCTCAAATTCTTTCCTCTAAATTCTGTGTCTGAAAAGCTATGCAAGGAATTAAGTAATAAGTACCCATTTTGAACACAAACATTTACAGTTATTTTCAAGACCCCTTAAACAAATACTGACTGAATAAACAATGCTACTTTACCTTCTTGTTTCTCTcctgttgtattttcttttttgtcatctttaatATTAGCATGAAGAAAGACTGGAACACTATCAGATGACTGTGACTGTGGTAAAGTCTTTTCCTTAACTTCTGAcgtttttgcttcctttctgctgccttcagcaggagACCGCTCTTCACTATACAGAAGCGTCTGAACTGTGGAGTCAGATGAAGGACCCAAAATGGTGTTACGATGAGGTATTGGATCATTTTCTGTAGATGGGGCCCACTTCCCTACTTGGATGCTTGACTGGGATGCGTGACCAAATGGGCTCCAACGAGATTTCAAAGGCTCTGTATCTGAAACCAGTTCTCCAATTTTGATGTGCGACTGTGAAGCATGGCCATGGATGTTCCAACGAGGTCTAGCCGAGACCACCTCTGACACATTTTCACCAATCTTGATATTGGCATCAGATGCGTGACCATGGATGTTCCATCGAGGCCTTGTAGGAGCTACATTTGACACATACTCTCCAATCTTAATATTGGCTTCTGAAGCATGTCCATGAATGTTCCACCTCGGCCTTGAGGGCTCTACCTCTGAAGCATATTCCCCAATTTTAATATGAGCTTCAGAAACATGCCCATGAATATTCCATCGGGGTTGGCTAGATTCAACTTCAGCAATACAGCCGCTGATTTGTATATGGGAGTCTGAAGAATGCCCATAAGGACTTGAATGTGGCTGGTAAGTGTCCACATGAGGTATGTATTCTCCAACTCTGATGTTGGCATCAGATGTATGTCCACGAATATTCCACCTAGGCCTTCTGTACTCCccatcaaatacattttctccaACTCTAACATGTCCCTGCCAAGCTGCAAATGGTCTGAGAACTGTATTAAAATCATACTCATTTTGCTGATGCAGTGGTGCATTGTCTTCTCCTTCCAGTGCTCCTCCCAAGACAGGCTGATTTGTACTTACTTGAGAAGTCCCAGAAAGATCCGAGTTAATATTTCGGAATGCTTCATCCAGCAAAGATCCTTGTATGCTAACGGCAGCAGGTTGTTCATCCTGTGGCTTTGATAAGAAATCTTCTATATTCACACTGGATTCAGGCAAGGAATCAGCACTGTGTGGAGGACTGCATGCTTTCTCCGAACTTTGGAGACTGCTTTCAGACCCTGCTGCTTTAGGCTGAAAATGCTGATCAGCGTTATTATCTGTCAGCTCTGGCATGGGCAGTGCTTtgtcagcagaagcagcatATTCCAGCCCAGGCTCAGATTCTTTTCTGCCAACATTCTCATTAGAATTCAGAGGTTTCACAGAAGACacctaaaaaagaaataattattacGCTGTATGGCTAGTTACATAATCAAGCTACTTATCAGGATGCCACTTTATTAGAAGTAAGATGTAAAATCTTCCAATTTTTCAGAGGTACTACAAATAACATGACAACTGCTCACCCTGCTGTTATAGCGAACCTTGTGTTTACTGAACTGCAATGGACCATGAGAAGGATTCCCTTGAGGGAAACTTGGAACAACAACCTGGAGTTTATGTAAGAAAGTAAACTCACCTGTGAATGTGGATCTTTCACAAGAGGGTTTTTATCTAAGGCCAGCTGGCACTGTTTATAAGGAATAACATCCAATTTTCTCCTGTAGTTTCCATCTGGAAGTTTTTCAAGCATTTCCTGTAAGTAAAAAAGACGAAACCAAAAGTCTTTGAGCACCAAGTaccaaattttcttttttacatatCTTATATCTTTTCAGAAGATACCTCAATGCGTTTTTGATCTTCTAATAGAAACTTCAGACGGGCTGTTTCCAATTTGTGTCGCTGGATTTTCCATAACGCTCTTTGTTCCCTACGGGCTGCATCGTCAGAAAGTTTGCTATAATGGTCAATTAATTCCTGCCTAAACGAAGGTAAAAATAAAGCTAAGTTACAGATTTTCACATAGTCATTTTCATCTTCCCTTCTAAAGAACAAGACCTTTTAGCCcttcagaaaggagaagcaatttttaaaaagtagaaaacagaGGCTTCAATCACAGACAATAAACAGGTGGAGAGAACAGGACTGTGTTCTCAGTCTGTATTTCTGTAACTATTCTTAGCAGGCCACTCATCTCAAGTATTTTTAGATGtaacagaagaaagtaaaatacaacTAGATGCATAACAAGAGAAATTCAAATAATTATTAATCTAATTCCTccatctgctttttgtttctgctttgaaatacaCGTCACCATTTTTGCTGTGGGCTCAGCTTTTAATTGTaagatgcatttaatttttttactggaaTTATGATCCTAACAAAAACCAATCTGGATAGGGTTGGTATAAATCAGCGGGTTCCAGATTTTTGGGTCACTAACCACTCCTAAATCACAAAATTGCTTATAAATTACCAAAAATCCTTACATTCATCTTTTAACTGCAAACATTACCCTTGGAGAGCAATGTCTGGGAACTGCTAGTGCCGTAGATTTAATATACAATAGTTGTTCCTGAGGTCCTTAGGAGGTTTTGGATTATCTAAGCTTTGGGAGACTACTCTGATACATTtaccttgcctttttttccagttcttcttcTAAAgctttcagtcttttttctctctctctgagCTCTCGGGCATAGCTGAAATCGTCATCaatttcttcttgctttatTGCAAGGCGACGCTGCATAATATTTAACACTGTTAAAAGCCACTCTCAATACCAGCTGTAACACACACTTCTGCAAGAAAAGTTCTTATTTGTACCCCATGAGCTATTCACTCAATAAATCAATATGCCCTTTCAATTATTTGTCTAAGAAATACAGTTGGCCTCTagaacacacagagaaataccTCTTGGTCTTTTGCAAATTGctctttcagcttctgaaacTGTTCCCGCTTCTTTGCATCCAAAGCCATGCGTTCCGATATTTGCCgatctgtattaaaaataaaggtacTGATAGTTTACATTAACAAACCCACTAGAAAACACATGAAGCACTACTGCAACTTACCATTAATGGCTTTTAATACTTTGCTAGCAGTTTCTCGAGCATGAACAATTAATTCTTGTTTGGCTATTTCCATTCgcaaatcctaaaaaaaaaacccaaaccaaaatacagGTAGgcattttttctattattttagaCTCGACAACACACTGTTGCAAAGACAGGTGCACACTTTATAATGGTCATTAATCTATGATTACAGTACAGAAATATGaataaaacaattaattaaatgtaaagTCTATAAACTAATATTGAAAGTTAATACTCTAGACCTTAAAACAAATCCATCTGATACATGCACTATAGTGATGGCACCTGAACGGCAGAAGTCTCTTTATAACTAAAAGAGTTCTGAAAAAACAATTAGCTATGCAAATCACAAAAAGAGTCTTATCTGGTTACTAATTAGCTTGTCACCTTTATTAAATTAGAACCTCACAATCTTTTCAGAACTTTTCAGTAGGAGAGCAAatctgctgctgcaaagaaCTAAGATGGAACTCTAAAACCCATTTAATATATGAAAATGCCAACAAATGACAACACAGCAGCTATACTTTTAAAAGCTATATTAAGTAAGTTTATATGCTGTGATAACAATTCAAACAGCAATTGACCAATGAAAAAATACTAATCACAAATACAAATTCTTTCAGGAAtaacaaaaatgagaaattagtattaaaaaaaatatcttaacgATAAGgtctttattcttttattcatttaccttttcctccttgcttATAGAACTGTATCGGGCAATTCTTTCCATTCGACCTACATACACTGCACAATCTCTCTCTATTTCTTTCAGCTCCTCAAGcgaaaaaataactgaaatccGGGGAACAGGTATATCTGACCAACATATATAatgctgaaaaatgagaaatttctttttaaatacatcttttaaattgtaaaatgtTCCATTATAAACTCAcattatgtttgtttgtttttttaacttagcAATGCTTCAAAATACTCAAACAAGCCTCCACacaggatatattttttttattaaaataattggcTTTAATATTTATATCATTTGAGGCAGGAGACAGAAGTATAATGTTCCAGAACTTGGATCACAGGTCAAATTCTCAGAGTCCCCTCTTTCCCACTGAATCAGATAGGAATCTAAAATCTGATACAGAATTTTATACTAGTCATTCTAAATGCCTAACATCTTGCTTTTCTGAACACCCAAATTAACTGCGCCTGAGTAACTCAGCACTGAATGCATCTCTCCTATCAGAAGTTGGGTTTTGTTCACTTACATCCCCCACAGATCCCCACTTAGTAGGAACTGTCTGGAACATAACTAACATACACCAACAGGACAGAGCTCTGCACCAGACATAACTATCAAAAATATGGCCAGTGCACCCCACAGAGTACCTGTTCTCTAGGATAAGTATCTTGGGTTTTTCTGGTCCACCTCAATATCCCTAAATCTCTGAAGCTGTACTACTCAGTGCAGAAAACAGGTAAGTGAGCTttatgggggtgggggaggggaaaaaaagagcgCACAAGCATGCTCACAGTGGATTCCTCAGTCTACTGGTAAGAGCCACAAGATGGGATCCCTAGAGCTGTGTTCCTGGGACTGTGTCAGCCTAAGCAAAAATGAAGAGCCGCTGTTGAGGGCGTTATCACTGAAAGGGATGAAACACGACTGGCACTCTCAGACACGAAAGATGATTGAACCTGGTGCCAGACATCCTGGGGGAATGTTCTGTCTATCAAGATACTGTGTTAGGGACTGAAAAAGCTGTAGTTTAGTTTATAATGGAAACGATGGCGGACACTGCTTTATAAAAAGCCCAGTACTACTGGCACACCTAAGTCAGTTTTAGAATAGTAGGAGGAACTAGCAGAGGGTCATCTCACTTGAGATATTAGGTTTATGCCTGGTATCTGATATCAAACAGCTGATACTGGGCTGCTCAGCTCTGTCAAGACTGGGGAGctctgatcttaaaaaaaacccacaaactagTTACTTGGGAAATAGTGCATATAGACTTCTGACACCTCTGTGGTTGTTTCGTTGTTAAACCTATATAGAGAAGAGGGAAGACGCAAGGTAGtttaacatgtttttcttattaaggacaaaacttgttctccaaAACATGAACAAACAGAACTATTTAAGCACTTATGGAATTGTAGCAATAGAGATGAAATAAAAGAGCTACGCAGAACCGAGTCAAGGCATCTTGAAATCAAAAAATAGTAGCGTGAGTTGTGTGAAAAATGGAAGGCACTTGCTTGGAAGcccaaaacatttgttttcaatatAAAGAAGACATATAGCACATGCCGTGGATATGATAAATTTGATGCTgttaaaaatttgtatttctgcagtgaGATGTTAGCAAGTAGAGTGGACAGTCAGCTCACAAGTACCTGAGAGCAAGTAATTGCCTTTCATGAACGCACATCCTACACAGCAATACCAGTTTTCAATAAAGGGGCAAACTTGCTAAAAAACTAGAAACTTGCTCTAAAGAGACATGGTTTCCTCAATGTAACAGGaaggaaacaaaccaaaacttaCCCTAGGACAGCACAGTTTCAGCAAGTTTATGGTTTTCCCACATATGTATACATCATTAGCAATATGTTTAAGAAATACAGGGACACAATCTTCCACTTCTTTTGAAATCAAAACATAACCATGAGTCCAGTAATGTTTATCTACATATCAAACAAAAAGATGagagtatatatttttaattatttcattaacagCACATACTACATAAATTAGAATTTAATCATATACATACAGTACCTCTGAAACAAAGATAATCCTCATTCACTTGGATCATAAATTCTCCATAAACATCTCTGAATACACCACTGTATACCCAATCATAGATAAAtctaaaaaatataattgtacAATATTGAAAATCAATCCTCTTGCCTTTTCAACTTTATTATAACCAAACAGTAGGTGTACTctttaaaacatcaaaacacACAAGATATAGGCAAGATAAAAACCAGCAATTATGTGCTGTCACACTGATATTTAAAGATACACACAGAATTGTGTGTATAAGAACACTGTCTTAATTAAAACaacctttttatttctctgtattaaTTTACTAAATATATATCAAAAATTTCTAGAAATCTTTGCAGCACATCAGAAGCATAGGGAGAGATAAGCAGAAagggtttattttaaagagagGTAACTCTTTAAAAACAGCATGGAGAAACTGAAAGGGTATAAAACAAAGATGCAATACTTTTCCTCCGGACCTAATACACATGCAATAATGAGAACTACTATGTTGGAATATCTATTTATGTTTTTTCGTATTTCCTCTGTGTGAAACCAgacttgaagaaataaaaaaatagttatcTGGAGCTATAGATAAGAAGGCTTAGAGCACTTTGAAgataatcttttcttttcttaggaGTTGCAATACTAACATTGTTTCTAGAGGTTGGTTCAGTGTAACAAACAGGAAGCATGTAGCACAGGAACCACCATTCCACTTTAAGGTTGTAAGTAAAAAGTTAATAACTTTTA
The Falco peregrinus isolate bFalPer1 chromosome 6, bFalPer1.pri, whole genome shotgun sequence genome window above contains:
- the TUBGCP6 gene encoding gamma-tubulin complex component 6 isoform X1, with the translated sequence MESITQLFNDLCEAHLTGLPWKVHLGRLKISKRRAKQNLKRVAYNALFINLFQDEARKLQSNVSRLPVKNKILMLSFNLRVGGLGAQADRLENLVEELETAECLPFTEVNSVLDLLVQLAGTGPPQLVPQKKDYFLNNKYVGRNVKYQGYDYYDVSVFEADIQSLITNEECQFNDTIQKTLQIMEAAPGTGLPAIGLFSQNYPAGDKFEKETRVSLFGALVHSRTYDMDIKLDLPPVPDNADLSGLAIKVPQSIDQSEDEGFQSASNLTPDSQSEPSMTPDIDLWDAVLTYGPSKRRCWERIGYPPGKKEEPYLTEAGREAFDKFYKLREGELQLFSNTVLQLPQLVLMKEPELVKDVLNVLIGVVSTTFSLDQAAQTFVIKEGVYVSGTSPETMHNLLSEVAEYGTYYTRLSHFSLQPVLDSSYSKGLVFQAFTSGLRKYLQYYRACVLSTPPTLSLLTISFLFRKLGRQLRYLAELCGIGTTALAISGGPGASFPTGVKLLSYLYKEALNNCSNEHYPVLLSLLKTSCEPYTRFIYDWVYSGVFRDVYGEFMIQVNEDYLCFRDKHYWTHGYVLISKEVEDCVPVFLKHIANDVYICGKTINLLKLCCPRHYICWSDIPVPRISVIFSLEELKEIERDCAVYVGRMERIARYSSISKEEKDLRMEIAKQELIVHARETASKVLKAINDRQISERMALDAKKREQFQKLKEQFAKDQERRLAIKQEEIDDDFSYARELREREKRLKALEEELEKKARQELIDHYSKLSDDAARREQRALWKIQRHKLETARLKFLLEDQKRIEEMLEKLPDGNYRRKLDVIPYKQCQLALDKNPLVKDPHSQVSSVKPLNSNENVGRKESEPGLEYAASADKALPMPELTDNNADQHFQPKAAGSESSLQSSEKACSPPHSADSLPESSVNIEDFLSKPQDEQPAAVSIQGSLLDEAFRNINSDLSGTSQVSTNQPVLGGALEGEDNAPLHQQNEYDFNTVLRPFAAWQGHVRVGENVFDGEYRRPRWNIRGHTSDANIRVGEYIPHVDTYQPHSSPYGHSSDSHIQISGCIAEVESSQPRWNIHGHVSEAHIKIGEYASEVEPSRPRWNIHGHASEANIKIGEYVSNVAPTRPRWNIHGHASDANIKIGENVSEVVSARPRWNIHGHASQSHIKIGELVSDTEPLKSRWSPFGHASQSSIQVGKWAPSTENDPIPHRNTILGPSSDSTVQTLLYSEERSPAEGSRKEAKTSEVKEKTLPQSQSSDSVPVFLHANIKDDKKENTTGEKQEVTVIANVINKDPSPDSSQSLQAEEPEKAIPQDAAPQETLFSEANTPKTEEEEGGEEDTWKKEQAYLKALSDQYCIEKYQDSYDLMSELPVSHLLHHVIPRSYTFPVDPMVQSATDETAVQLSELLSLPVLMKRSITAPLVSHVSLVNKAIVDYYFVELNVEKHFEALRHFLLMEDGEFAQSLSDLLFEKLGSGQTPGELLNPLVLNSILNKALQYSLHGDTQLASNLSFALKYLPEVFKPNAPDALSCLELRYKVDWPLNIVITESCMSKYNKIFSFLLQLKHMVWTLKDVWFHLKRTALVSGASNSVQFRQLQLYKHEMQHFVKVIQGYIANQILHVTWCEFGNKLSSVGNLEEIHRTHAEYLNKAVFRGLLTEKAAPVMNVIHSIFSLILKFRSQLISQSWSFDAGKQMAVHPNFGLMQQSYNTFKYYSHFLFKVVTKLVNRGYQPHLEDFLLRINFNIYYKDN
- the TUBGCP6 gene encoding gamma-tubulin complex component 6 isoform X2, with the translated sequence MESITQLFNDLCEAHLTGLPWKVHLGRLKISKRRAKQNLKRVAYNALFINLFQDEARKLQSNVSRLPVKNKILMLSFNLRVGGLGAQADRLENLVEELETAECLPFTEVNSVLDLLVQLAGTGPPQLVPQKKDYFLNNKYVGRNVKYQGYDYYDVSVFEADIQSLITNEECQFNDTIQKTLQIMEAAPGTGLPAIGLFSQNYPAGDKFEKETRVSLFGALVHSRTYDMDIKLDLPPVPDNADLSGLAIKVPQSIDQSEDEGFQSASNLTPDSQSEPSMTPDIDLWDAVLTYGPSKRRCWERIGYPPGKKEEPYLTEAGREAFDKFYKLREGELQLFSNTVLQLPQLVLMKEPELVKDVLNVLIGVVSTTFSLDQAAQTFVIKEGVYVSGTSPETMHNLLSEVAEYGTYYTRLSHFSLQPVLDSSYSKGLVFQAFTSGLRKYLQYYRACVLSTPPTLSLLTISFLFRKLGRQLRYLAELCGIGTTALAISGGPGASFPTGVKLLSYLYKEALNNCSNEHYPVLLSLLKTSCEPYTRFIYDWVYSGVFRDVYGEFMIQVNEDYLCFRDKHYWTHGYVLISKEVEDCVPVFLKHIANDVYICGKTINLLKLCCPRHYICWSDIPVPRISVIFSLEELKEIERDCAVYVGRMERIARYSSISKEEKDLRMEIAKQELIVHARETASKVLKAINDRQISERMALDAKKREQFQKLKEQFAKDQERRLAIKQEEIDDDFSYARELREREKRLKALEEELEKKARQELIDHYSKLSDDAARREQRALWKIQRHKLETARLKFLLEDQKRIEEMLEKLPDGNYRRKLDVIPYKQCQLALDKNPLVKDPHSQVSSVKPLNSNENVGRKESEPGLEYAASADKALPMPELTDNNADQHFQPKAAGSESSLQSSEKACSPPHSADSLPESSVNIEDFLSKPQDEQPAAVSIQGSLLDEAFRNINSDLSGTSQVSTNQPVLGGALEGEDNAPLHQQNEYDFNTVLRPFAAWQGHVRVGENVFDGEYRRPRWNIRGHTSDANIRVGEYIPHVDTYQPHSSPYGHSSDSHIQISGCIAEVESSQPRWNIHGHVSEAHIKIGEYASEVEPSRPRWNIHGHASEANIKIGEYVSNVAPTRPRWNIHGHASDANIKIGENVSEVVSARPRWNIHGHASQSHIKIGELVSDTEPLKSRWSPFGHASQSSIQVGKWAPSTENDPIPHRNTILGPSSDSTVQTLLYSEERSPAEGSRKEAKTSEVKEKTLPQSQSSDSVPVFLHANIKDDKKENTTGEKQEVIANVINKDPSPDSSQSLQAEEPEKAIPQDAAPQETLFSEANTPKTEEEEGGEEDTWKKEQAYLKALSDQYCIEKYQDSYDLMSELPVSHLLHHVIPRSYTFPVDPMVQSATDETAVQLSELLSLPVLMKRSITAPLVSHVSLVNKAIVDYYFVELNVEKHFEALRHFLLMEDGEFAQSLSDLLFEKLGSGQTPGELLNPLVLNSILNKALQYSLHGDTQLASNLSFALKYLPEVFKPNAPDALSCLELRYKVDWPLNIVITESCMSKYNKIFSFLLQLKHMVWTLKDVWFHLKRTALVSGASNSVQFRQLQLYKHEMQHFVKVIQGYIANQILHVTWCEFGNKLSSVGNLEEIHRTHAEYLNKAVFRGLLTEKAAPVMNVIHSIFSLILKFRSQLISQSWSFDAGKQMAVHPNFGLMQQSYNTFKYYSHFLFKVVTKLVNRGYQPHLEDFLLRINFNIYYKDN